In Daphnia magna isolate NIES linkage group LG7, ASM2063170v1.1, whole genome shotgun sequence, a single genomic region encodes these proteins:
- the LOC116927008 gene encoding SH3 domain-binding glutamic acid-rich protein homolog isoform X1 encodes MVVKFYISMVSGNKEMKKRQMKAQLIMESKGVNFKVIDICDPNNEDERTFMRKNAVGRNNARNAVPPQFFNDDHEDSYCGDYEGFDEAVENDRIEEFLKLPRGSLPQVPIINHSISTHSSRDVSLEKEVVAPQVNGAVPSPRQSPEKVKEEEVKEEEEEEEEEEEEEEGEDEDSMEMETTVATADSITELKYKKLPGGDATTAIITEEEVKVEEVKQEQTEQEEEDEEEEDDEEETALPHEDDSMEMSDHGGHC; translated from the exons ATGGTTGTGAAATTTTACATTTCCATGGTTTCTGGAAATAAAGAG ATGAAAAAGCGACAAATGAAGGCACAGCTTATCATGGAGAGCAAAGGTGTCAATTTTAAGGTGATAGACATTTGTGACCCAAACAACGAGGATGAGAGGACTTTCATGAGGAAGAATGCTGTCGGCAGGAACAATGCTAGGAATGCTGTTCCACCACAGTTTTTCAATGATGATCATGAGGATTCTTATTGTGGG GATTATGAAGGCTTTGATGAGGCAGTTGAAAATGATCGCATTGAAGAATTTTTGAAGTTACCTCGTGGATCGCTTCCTCAGGTACCCATCATCAATCACAGTATCTCAACTCACAGCAGTAGGGAT GTCTCATTGGAGAAAGAGGTTGTTGCTCCAcaagtcaatggagctgtccCTAGTCCCAGACAAAGTCctgaaaaagtaaaagaggAAGAGGttaaagaggaagaagaggaggaggaggaggaagaagaggaagaagagggtGAAGATGAAG attcaatggaaatggagACCACAGTGGCCACTGCTGACAGTATCACTgaattaaaatacaaaaagcTACCTGGGGGAG ATGCAACAACTGCTATTATTACCGAGGAGGAGGTGAAAGTAGAAGAAGTAAAACAAGAGCAAACTGAacaggaagaagaagacgaggaagaagaagacgatgagGAGGAAACAGCTTTACCTCACGAAGATG ATTCGATGGAGATGTCTGACCACGGTGGCCACTGCTGA
- the LOC116927008 gene encoding SH3 domain-binding glutamic acid-rich protein homolog isoform X3 gives MVVKFYISMVSGNKEMKKRQMKAQLIMESKGVNFKVIDICDPNNEDERTFMRKNAVGRNNARNAVPPQFFNDDHEDSYCGDYEGFDEAVENDRIEEFLKLPRGSLPQVPIINHSISTHSSRDVSLEKEVVAPQVNGAVPSPRQSPEKVKEEEVKEEEEEEEEEEEEEEGEDEDATTAIITEEEVKVEEVKQEQTEQEEEDEEEEDDEEETALPHEDDSMEMSDHGGHC, from the exons ATGGTTGTGAAATTTTACATTTCCATGGTTTCTGGAAATAAAGAG ATGAAAAAGCGACAAATGAAGGCACAGCTTATCATGGAGAGCAAAGGTGTCAATTTTAAGGTGATAGACATTTGTGACCCAAACAACGAGGATGAGAGGACTTTCATGAGGAAGAATGCTGTCGGCAGGAACAATGCTAGGAATGCTGTTCCACCACAGTTTTTCAATGATGATCATGAGGATTCTTATTGTGGG GATTATGAAGGCTTTGATGAGGCAGTTGAAAATGATCGCATTGAAGAATTTTTGAAGTTACCTCGTGGATCGCTTCCTCAGGTACCCATCATCAATCACAGTATCTCAACTCACAGCAGTAGGGAT GTCTCATTGGAGAAAGAGGTTGTTGCTCCAcaagtcaatggagctgtccCTAGTCCCAGACAAAGTCctgaaaaagtaaaagaggAAGAGGttaaagaggaagaagaggaggaggaggaggaagaagaggaagaagagggtGAAGATGAAG ATGCAACAACTGCTATTATTACCGAGGAGGAGGTGAAAGTAGAAGAAGTAAAACAAGAGCAAACTGAacaggaagaagaagacgaggaagaagaagacgatgagGAGGAAACAGCTTTACCTCACGAAGATG ATTCGATGGAGATGTCTGACCACGGTGGCCACTGCTGA
- the LOC116927008 gene encoding SH3 domain-binding glutamic acid-rich protein homolog isoform X2, translated as MVVKFYISMVSGNKEMKKRQMKAQLIMESKGVNFKVIDICDPNNEDERTFMRKNAVGRNNARNAVPPQFFNDDHEDSYCGDYEGFDEAVENDRIEEFLKLPRGSLPQVPIINHSISTHSSRDVSLEKEVVAPQVNGAVPSPRQSPEKVKEEEVKEEEEEEEEEEEEEEGEDEDSMEMETTVATADSITELKYKKLPGGDATTAIITEEEVKVEEVKQEQTEQEEEDEEEEDDEEETALPHEDGEV; from the exons ATGGTTGTGAAATTTTACATTTCCATGGTTTCTGGAAATAAAGAG ATGAAAAAGCGACAAATGAAGGCACAGCTTATCATGGAGAGCAAAGGTGTCAATTTTAAGGTGATAGACATTTGTGACCCAAACAACGAGGATGAGAGGACTTTCATGAGGAAGAATGCTGTCGGCAGGAACAATGCTAGGAATGCTGTTCCACCACAGTTTTTCAATGATGATCATGAGGATTCTTATTGTGGG GATTATGAAGGCTTTGATGAGGCAGTTGAAAATGATCGCATTGAAGAATTTTTGAAGTTACCTCGTGGATCGCTTCCTCAGGTACCCATCATCAATCACAGTATCTCAACTCACAGCAGTAGGGAT GTCTCATTGGAGAAAGAGGTTGTTGCTCCAcaagtcaatggagctgtccCTAGTCCCAGACAAAGTCctgaaaaagtaaaagaggAAGAGGttaaagaggaagaagaggaggaggaggaggaagaagaggaagaagagggtGAAGATGAAG attcaatggaaatggagACCACAGTGGCCACTGCTGACAGTATCACTgaattaaaatacaaaaagcTACCTGGGGGAG ATGCAACAACTGCTATTATTACCGAGGAGGAGGTGAAAGTAGAAGAAGTAAAACAAGAGCAAACTGAacaggaagaagaagacgaggaagaagaagacgatgagGAGGAAACAGCTTTACCTCACGAAGATG GGGAAGTTTGA
- the LOC116927008 gene encoding SH3 domain-binding glutamic acid-rich protein homolog isoform X4 translates to MVVKFYISMVSGNKEMKKRQMKAQLIMESKGVNFKVIDICDPNNEDERTFMRKNAVGRNNARNAVPPQFFNDDHEDSYCGDYEGFDEAVENDRIEEFLKLPRGSLPQVPIINHSISTHSSRDVSLEKEVVAPQVNGAVPSPRQSPEKVKEEEVKEEEEEEEEEEEEEEGEDEDSMEMETTVATADSITELKYKKLPGGGEV, encoded by the exons ATGGTTGTGAAATTTTACATTTCCATGGTTTCTGGAAATAAAGAG ATGAAAAAGCGACAAATGAAGGCACAGCTTATCATGGAGAGCAAAGGTGTCAATTTTAAGGTGATAGACATTTGTGACCCAAACAACGAGGATGAGAGGACTTTCATGAGGAAGAATGCTGTCGGCAGGAACAATGCTAGGAATGCTGTTCCACCACAGTTTTTCAATGATGATCATGAGGATTCTTATTGTGGG GATTATGAAGGCTTTGATGAGGCAGTTGAAAATGATCGCATTGAAGAATTTTTGAAGTTACCTCGTGGATCGCTTCCTCAGGTACCCATCATCAATCACAGTATCTCAACTCACAGCAGTAGGGAT GTCTCATTGGAGAAAGAGGTTGTTGCTCCAcaagtcaatggagctgtccCTAGTCCCAGACAAAGTCctgaaaaagtaaaagaggAAGAGGttaaagaggaagaagaggaggaggaggaggaagaagaggaagaagagggtGAAGATGAAG attcaatggaaatggagACCACAGTGGCCACTGCTGACAGTATCACTgaattaaaatacaaaaagcTACCTGGGGGAG GGGAAGTTTGA